A genomic region of Roseateles amylovorans contains the following coding sequences:
- a CDS encoding LysR family transcriptional regulator produces the protein MLDLNDVAVFVQVVRSGSFAETARRLGIPPNTLSRRVQQLEARLGTRLLQRSTRKLSLTNAGQDFYDRCAGAVETLSDAGQALMSGNEVPSGLVRVAAPAEFFDFFPMECLADFLAAHPLVRVDFVLSDARADLIADRIDVAIRGGVLEDSGFFALQVLDAGLDGLVASPAYLAARGAPATLEDLADHDCLFFAHPSGRAPWRLSGLDGADVDVQVAGRFSANTAQALHKAALAGLGIALLPSTITRRALSTGMLVPVLPQFHRKGHGVHLVYPSRRHVPSAVAAFIELVADKLSELEDLPITVPCTPA, from the coding sequence ATGCTGGACCTCAACGATGTCGCCGTCTTCGTGCAAGTGGTGCGCAGCGGCAGCTTTGCCGAGACCGCGCGGCGCCTGGGCATACCGCCGAACACCCTCAGTCGCCGGGTCCAGCAACTGGAAGCGCGGCTGGGCACGCGGCTGTTGCAACGGTCCACTCGCAAGCTCTCGCTGACGAATGCCGGTCAAGACTTCTACGACCGTTGCGCCGGCGCGGTGGAAACGCTCAGTGACGCGGGCCAAGCACTGATGTCCGGCAACGAGGTGCCCAGCGGCTTGGTGCGGGTGGCGGCACCGGCCGAATTCTTCGACTTCTTTCCAATGGAATGTCTTGCGGATTTCCTGGCCGCGCATCCGCTGGTGCGTGTGGACTTCGTCCTCAGCGATGCGCGCGCCGACCTGATCGCAGACCGCATCGACGTCGCCATCCGGGGCGGGGTGCTGGAAGACTCCGGATTCTTCGCGCTTCAGGTGCTCGACGCCGGCCTGGACGGTCTGGTGGCCAGTCCGGCTTACCTCGCCGCACGGGGCGCACCCGCCACCCTGGAGGACTTGGCTGACCACGACTGCCTTTTCTTCGCGCACCCGAGCGGGCGTGCGCCCTGGCGGCTCTCAGGGCTGGATGGCGCCGACGTCGACGTGCAGGTGGCCGGCCGGTTCAGCGCCAACACCGCGCAGGCCTTGCATAAAGCGGCCTTGGCCGGCTTGGGCATTGCGCTGCTGCCGTCGACGATCACGCGTCGTGCACTGAGCACCGGCATGCTGGTGCCGGTGCTGCCGCAGTTCCATCGAAAGGGGCACGGCGTCCACTTGGTCTATCCCAGTCGCCGCCACGTGCCTTCGGCCGTTGCTGCGTTCATTGAGTTGGTGGCCGATAAGCTGAGTGAACTGGAAGACTTGCCAATCACGGTGCCTTGCACGCCTGCCTGA
- a CDS encoding MBL fold metallo-hydrolase codes for MGIVAAAATGAAAQTAAPLTVKVYNADGNSFHVNAVVVSGKTEALVIDSGFTRADALRVAANVLDSGKTLKTIFISNADPDFYFGAEVLKAYFPQAQVLTTPAVREKIQTKLAGKVAFWAPKMGANAPHKPIVPDLLQGTSLIVDGETVEVRGTTGELAHRPYVWIPSIKTIAGNIAIFGNLHVWTADTQKASERQAWFAQLDELEALKPATVVPGHMAPGTAMDASAIRYTRDYLQRFDVEAAKAKTGAELIDAMKKAYPQAGMGLALDIGAKVNKGEMQW; via the coding sequence ATGGGGATCGTTGCAGCCGCTGCGACGGGCGCCGCTGCTCAAACGGCCGCACCGCTGACCGTGAAGGTCTACAACGCCGATGGCAACAGCTTCCATGTCAATGCCGTGGTGGTCAGCGGCAAGACCGAAGCCCTGGTGATCGACAGTGGATTCACCCGCGCCGATGCACTGCGCGTGGCAGCCAATGTGCTGGACAGCGGCAAGACGCTGAAGACCATCTTCATCAGCAATGCCGACCCGGATTTCTACTTCGGCGCCGAAGTGCTGAAGGCGTATTTCCCGCAAGCCCAGGTGCTGACCACACCGGCCGTGCGTGAAAAGATCCAGACCAAGCTGGCCGGCAAGGTGGCCTTCTGGGCGCCCAAAATGGGCGCCAACGCGCCACACAAGCCCATCGTGCCCGACCTGCTGCAAGGCACGAGCTTGATCGTTGACGGCGAAACCGTCGAAGTGCGTGGCACCACCGGCGAGCTGGCCCATCGCCCCTATGTCTGGATTCCGTCGATCAAGACCATCGCCGGCAATATCGCGATCTTCGGCAATCTGCATGTGTGGACCGCGGACACCCAGAAAGCCAGCGAGCGCCAAGCCTGGTTCGCGCAGTTGGACGAGCTCGAAGCGCTCAAGCCCGCCACCGTCGTGCCCGGCCATATGGCGCCCGGCACCGCCATGGACGCCAGCGCCATCCGCTACACCCGGGACTATCTGCAGCGCTTCGATGTGGAAGCCGCCAAGGCCAAGACCGGTGCCGAGCTGATCGACGCGATGAAGAAGGCCTATCCGCAAGCCGGCATGGGCTTGGCACTCGACATCGGCGCCAAGGTCAACAAAGGCGAGATGCAGTGGTGA
- a CDS encoding pirin family protein gives MSTLPTRSASEVPARAVRAIVHRTRGQTHGPITRLMSPGDLGQVLKPFIFLDLVNFKAQAGATRFGMHPHSGIATLTFMALGDVRYADSTGKAGVLPAGGVEWMQAGAGVWHTGEPVGDSLGEGFQLWVALPADQENAPAFSQYLAPSEVPQVGPARVLMGRYGAAQSAIEPPSSMTYLALTLRQGERWRYTPPAGHTVAWAAVASGQVMAGEAISAGELVSFTPSETAIDFVAQADTRFVLGSAAPHPHPLVMGTYSVHTSKHALHRGEAEIKRLGLGLQAAGRLV, from the coding sequence ATGTCCACCCTGCCCACACGTTCAGCCAGTGAGGTCCCCGCCCGTGCAGTGCGCGCCATCGTGCACCGCACCCGGGGCCAAACGCATGGCCCGATCACCCGCCTGATGAGCCCGGGTGACCTGGGGCAGGTGCTGAAGCCCTTCATCTTTCTGGACTTGGTGAACTTCAAGGCGCAGGCCGGCGCCACGCGCTTCGGCATGCACCCCCATTCGGGTATCGCCACCTTGACCTTCATGGCGCTGGGCGACGTGCGCTACGCCGACAGCACGGGCAAGGCCGGTGTGTTGCCAGCCGGTGGCGTGGAGTGGATGCAAGCAGGTGCCGGTGTCTGGCACACCGGCGAACCGGTGGGCGACTCGCTCGGCGAGGGCTTTCAGCTGTGGGTCGCTCTGCCCGCCGATCAAGAGAACGCACCCGCCTTCAGCCAGTACCTGGCGCCGTCCGAGGTGCCGCAAGTGGGTCCAGCGCGCGTGCTGATGGGCCGCTACGGCGCAGCACAAAGCGCGATCGAGCCGCCGTCCTCCATGACCTATCTGGCGTTGACGCTACGTCAAGGTGAACGCTGGCGCTACACGCCGCCTGCTGGTCACACCGTGGCCTGGGCGGCCGTTGCCAGCGGGCAAGTGATGGCAGGCGAGGCGATCAGCGCTGGCGAACTCGTCAGCTTCACGCCCTCGGAGACAGCCATCGATTTCGTCGCGCAGGCCGACACACGCTTCGTACTGGGCTCCGCCGCACCGCACCCGCATCCGCTCGTCATGGGCACGTACTCCGTGCACACCAGCAAGCACGCGCTGCACCGCGGCGAAGCCGAAATCAAGCGTCTCGGCTTGGGCCTGCAAGCCGCAGGCCGGCTCGTCTGA
- a CDS encoding LysR family transcriptional regulator, with protein MDRLTAARVFVEVAERGSLTQTAEHLEMSTAMVSRYLSAAEDWLGARLLHRTTRKVSLTEAGAAALPSCRQLLDVATDAAHLAAERGREPAGLLRITSSSSFAEAELTAALVDFQRQYAQVELVLSVSDKASDLVGERVDLAVRLTNTLDPTMITRPLAKCRSMLCASPAYLALRGQPRTAEDLRQHRCIAHAFGIGKQYRFTRGDETVEVPVSWSFHTNETAVLRRAVLSGAGIGMLPTYYLGDDLSTGRLVRLLPDHEPGVLGIHAIYLSRKHQPLALRLLVDFLAARFAGDPAPWDRAIEARQTAARRGFKS; from the coding sequence ATGGACCGTTTGACCGCCGCGCGCGTGTTCGTCGAAGTGGCTGAGCGCGGCAGCCTGACGCAGACTGCGGAGCATCTGGAGATGTCGACGGCCATGGTCAGTCGCTATCTCTCGGCCGCCGAGGATTGGCTGGGTGCCCGGCTGCTGCACCGGACGACTCGCAAGGTCAGCCTCACCGAGGCGGGCGCCGCCGCGCTGCCCTCGTGTCGGCAGCTGCTGGACGTCGCGACCGACGCGGCGCATCTCGCCGCCGAGCGCGGCCGTGAGCCGGCGGGTCTGCTGCGCATCACCAGTTCCAGCTCGTTTGCCGAGGCCGAATTGACTGCCGCGCTGGTGGACTTTCAGCGCCAGTACGCACAGGTGGAGCTCGTGCTGTCGGTCAGCGACAAGGCCAGCGATCTGGTCGGCGAGCGTGTGGACCTGGCCGTGCGCCTGACCAACACGCTGGACCCGACGATGATCACGAGGCCGCTGGCGAAATGCCGGTCGATGCTGTGTGCCTCCCCCGCCTATCTCGCGCTGCGCGGCCAGCCGCGCACGGCTGAGGACCTGCGTCAGCATCGCTGCATCGCCCATGCCTTCGGCATCGGCAAGCAGTACCGCTTCACCCGGGGCGACGAGACGGTCGAGGTGCCGGTCTCCTGGAGCTTTCACACCAACGAGACGGCGGTGCTGCGGCGTGCCGTGCTCAGCGGTGCCGGCATCGGCATGCTGCCGACCTACTATCTGGGCGACGACCTGAGCACCGGTCGCCTGGTTCGCCTGCTGCCGGACCACGAGCCGGGCGTGCTCGGCATCCACGCCATCTACCTGTCGCGCAAGCACCAGCCACTGGCCTTGCGTCTGCTGGTGGATTTTCTGGCGGCGCGCTTTGCCGGCGACCCCGCGCCCTGGGATCGGGCGATCGAGGCACGCCAGACGGCGGCCCGCCGCGGGTTCAAATCTTGA
- a CDS encoding NADPH-dependent F420 reductase, translating into MNIGIIGSGGLGSNVARALANKGIAATIANRRGPASLAPLVAELGGAITAGTVAEAASADIVLIAVRWTDLGTALAGLPAWNKRIVIDATNPVEFLDPDSPDAQDPGNPLAAYGIKAIDLGGRSSSEVFQQHVPGARVVKALNHLDVKVLAQPEVSGGQRVQFYAGDDLDAKMAVRKVLEAIGYFPVDIGSLASGGRLSELPFGPLSATNFIKI; encoded by the coding sequence ATGAACATCGGCATCATCGGCTCAGGCGGCCTCGGCAGCAACGTGGCTCGGGCCCTGGCGAACAAGGGTATCGCAGCAACCATCGCCAACCGTCGCGGACCGGCCTCACTGGCCCCGCTGGTGGCAGAACTCGGCGGCGCCATCACGGCCGGCACGGTGGCGGAAGCGGCATCGGCCGACATCGTCCTCATCGCCGTACGCTGGACCGACCTGGGCACCGCGCTTGCGGGTCTGCCTGCCTGGAACAAGCGCATCGTCATCGACGCCACCAACCCCGTCGAGTTCCTGGATCCGGACTCGCCCGATGCTCAAGACCCCGGCAATCCATTGGCTGCCTACGGCATCAAGGCCATTGACCTGGGTGGCCGCTCGTCGAGCGAAGTCTTCCAGCAACACGTGCCAGGCGCCCGTGTCGTCAAGGCGCTGAATCATCTGGACGTGAAGGTGCTGGCGCAGCCCGAAGTGTCCGGCGGCCAGCGCGTGCAGTTCTATGCCGGCGACGACCTTGACGCGAAGATGGCTGTCCGCAAGGTGCTGGAAGCCATCGGCTACTTCCCTGTGGATATCGGCTCGCTGGCATCAGGCGGCCGTTTGTCGGAGTTGCCTTTCGGCCCCCTGTCGGCGACGAACTTCATCAAGATTTGA